A genomic region of Christiangramia sp. OXR-203 contains the following coding sequences:
- a CDS encoding nucleotide sugar dehydrogenase → MIKKKIAVIGLGYVGLPLARLFSTKFAVVGFDINSARVKELMSGHDSTLEVEDEVLKVSLKQDNSDANGLFCSANLEDIKDCNYYIITVPTPVDKNNRPDLTPLYKSSETVAKVLSKGDVVIYESTVYPGVTEDECVPVLEKHSGLKFNEDFFVGYSPERINPGDKEHTVEKILKVTAGSTPEIGEQVNSLYAEVITAGTHLAPTIKVAEAAKVIENSQRDINIAFVNELAKIFNMMGIDTQDVLEAAGTKWNFLPFKPGLVGGHCIGVDPYYLAQKAQEIGYHPEIILAGRRMNDSMGQYVASELVKLMLQNDIRVKASKILVLGITFKENCPDVRNTKVVDVIKSLKEYGVEITIHDPLASPSEVKHEYELDTVRVVPKDKFDAILMTVAHKEFLKLDLEELKKPTSVVYDVKGVLGDRCDKKL, encoded by the coding sequence ATGATTAAAAAAAAAATAGCAGTAATAGGATTAGGCTACGTTGGGTTGCCACTTGCAAGACTTTTTTCAACTAAATTTGCTGTGGTTGGTTTTGATATTAACTCGGCGAGAGTAAAGGAATTAATGTCTGGTCATGATTCTACCCTTGAAGTTGAAGATGAAGTTCTAAAAGTTTCTCTCAAACAGGACAATTCGGATGCAAATGGATTGTTTTGTTCAGCAAATCTGGAAGATATAAAAGATTGTAATTATTATATCATTACAGTTCCAACTCCTGTAGATAAAAATAATAGACCCGACCTTACTCCTTTATACAAAAGTAGTGAAACTGTAGCAAAGGTTCTATCTAAAGGAGATGTAGTTATTTATGAATCAACTGTTTATCCTGGAGTTACCGAGGATGAGTGTGTTCCCGTACTCGAGAAACATTCAGGTTTAAAGTTTAATGAAGATTTTTTCGTAGGATATTCCCCAGAAAGGATCAATCCAGGAGATAAGGAGCATACTGTAGAAAAAATTCTTAAAGTAACTGCTGGTTCCACACCCGAGATAGGAGAACAGGTAAACAGTCTGTACGCTGAAGTAATTACAGCTGGAACTCATCTCGCTCCAACGATTAAAGTGGCTGAAGCGGCAAAAGTTATAGAGAACTCTCAAAGAGATATAAATATAGCGTTTGTAAATGAATTGGCTAAAATCTTTAACATGATGGGTATTGATACTCAAGATGTTCTGGAAGCTGCTGGTACGAAATGGAATTTTTTACCTTTTAAACCAGGATTGGTGGGGGGGCATTGTATTGGAGTAGATCCTTATTATCTTGCACAGAAAGCACAGGAAATTGGGTATCATCCGGAAATCATCCTGGCGGGAAGAAGAATGAATGATAGTATGGGTCAGTACGTAGCTTCGGAACTGGTGAAGCTCATGCTTCAGAATGACATCAGAGTTAAAGCTTCGAAAATCTTAGTTTTAGGAATCACTTTCAAAGAGAATTGTCCTGACGTTAGAAATACTAAAGTTGTGGATGTTATCAAAAGTTTGAAGGAATACGGAGTGGAGATAACTATTCATGATCCACTAGCTAGTCCTTCGGAAGTGAAGCATGAGTATGAACTTGATACAGTTAGGGTGGTGCCGAAAGACAAATTTGATGCTATCCTAATGACAGTTGCTCATAAAGAATTTCTCAAACTAGACTTGGAAGAACTGAAAAAACCTACTTCTGTAGTATATGACGTAAAAGGAGTTTTAGGTGATAGATGTGACAAAAAATTATAA
- a CDS encoding GNAT family N-acetyltransferase, which translates to MERPYKILEWDTNFFKFKVAEVKKNILNNSKSREIILNSMIEDEIKLGYYSSGIKLNSEISSGFDINLVIHRVPLIRKIKDEFPFHANISFYEENEPNKALVELAQLAGRQGRFGLDPRIPNEVCDEIFRNWIKNSVNKKLATHTLVYRENSEIVGFATIDIKNGRGRTPLFAVKREYEGKGISFALMRAMESVLKREGCPIVVGGTQKLNEKALKVYERYGLIPQKPEFIYHLWNKNLEND; encoded by the coding sequence ATGGAGAGACCATATAAAATTTTAGAATGGGATACCAACTTTTTTAAGTTCAAGGTTGCAGAAGTGAAAAAGAATATTTTAAATAATTCAAAATCACGCGAAATAATTCTCAACTCAATGATTGAGGATGAGATCAAATTAGGATATTATAGTTCTGGAATTAAGTTAAATTCAGAAATATCTTCAGGTTTTGATATCAATTTAGTTATCCACAGAGTTCCATTAATACGAAAAATTAAGGATGAGTTTCCTTTTCACGCGAATATTAGTTTTTATGAAGAAAATGAACCGAATAAAGCATTAGTTGAATTAGCTCAATTAGCCGGTAGACAAGGTAGATTTGGTTTGGATCCAAGAATACCGAACGAGGTTTGCGATGAGATATTTAGAAATTGGATTAAAAATTCTGTGAATAAAAAATTAGCTACTCATACTCTTGTATATAGAGAAAATTCTGAAATAGTTGGTTTTGCTACAATCGACATTAAAAATGGTCGCGGTCGTACTCCATTATTTGCTGTTAAAAGAGAATATGAAGGTAAAGGCATTTCCTTTGCATTAATGAGGGCAATGGAATCAGTGTTGAAAAGAGAAGGTTGTCCAATTGTAGTGGGGGGTACCCAGAAACTGAACGAGAAAGCTTTAAAAGTTTATGAAAGGTATGGTCTCATTCCGCAAAAGCCTGAATTTATTTATCACTTATGGAATAAAAATTTAGAGAATGATTAA